From a region of the Odontesthes bonariensis isolate fOdoBon6 chromosome 4, fOdoBon6.hap1, whole genome shotgun sequence genome:
- the LOC142378985 gene encoding zinc finger protein GLIS2-like has product MLSVDEPLDLKLPSGRTGGPVILGKRACSSLICGPLRATRPRLQCTTFPSPPPSPDSQSSSQEQPGSCFTPPAMDLSLSPSSRHASSLSPSSSSPSSPSPSSPLESPHSSSSPQPHRFSREMAHHWGVEGGASQHVYPFYLPLRSPPRGYSFSSSMIISHHKEKPVSPEPSIDGQLACRWMKCHLLFDSLQDLVDHINDFHVKPEKDSGYCCQWEGCARNGRGFNARYKMLIHIRTHTNEKPHHCPTCNKSFSRLENLKIHTRSHTGEKPYICPYEGCSKRYSNSSDRFKHTRTHYVDKPYYCKMVGCLKRYTDPSSLRKHIKAHGHFVAQEQGTSGRQGMGLGFPGHRSASELPSVGGTHVIIPGAAAALLGGLGTSLPLSALCHARALNHHTAPLFMGGGGSIRPIGLSDSTLLHFGLSAASMVRVGAVGNLGQMRGKEPEDEEEEEEEGEEGKALNLSAGVGPRQSDSLSWVVLPSRPLFLKPAVVS; this is encoded by the exons ATGCTGTCAGTGGACGAGCCGCTGGACTTGAAGCTTCCCTCCGGACGAACAGGTGGTCCTGTGATATTAGGAAAGAGGGCTTGCTCCTCCTTAATCTGTGGCCCTCTTAGGGCCACACGACCGCGGCTACAGTGTACAACCTTTCCATcacctcccccctcaccag ATTCCCAGTCTTCCTCTCAAGAACAACCCGGGTCCTGCTTCACTCCTCCAGCTATGGACCTCAGCCTGTCACCCTCCTCCCGCCATGCCTCTTCCCTGTCCCCAtcttcctcctccccctcctccccctctccttCCTCACCCTTGGAGTCCCCTCACAGCAGTAGCAGCCCTCAACCCCATCGCTTCTCCCGG GAAATGGCTCATCATTGGGGTGTTGAAGGTGGAGCTTCTCAGCACGTCTACCCATTTTATCTCCCACTTAGAAGCCCACCGAGGGGCTACAGCTTCTCGTCTTCCATGATCATTAGTCACCATAAAGAGAAGCCAGTTTCCCCGGAGCCCTCCATTGATGGACAGCTGGCCTGCCGTTGGATGAAG TGCCACCTGCTGTTCGACTCGCTGCAGGATTTGGTGGATCACATCAACGACTTCCACGTCAAGCCAGAGAAGGATTCTGGGTACTGCTGCCAGTGGGAAGGCTGTGCTCGAAACGGGAGGGGCTTCAACGCCAG GTACAAAATGCTCATTCATATCCGCACGCACACCAATGAGAAGCCGCACCATTGTCCCACCTGTAACAAGAGCTTCTCACGACTGGAAAACCTGAAGATTCACACCCGCTCtcacacag GGGAAAAACCCTACATTTGCCCATATGAAGGCTGCAGCAAACGCTACTCCAATTCTAGCGACCGCTTCAAGCACACTCGCACCCACTACGTGGACAAGCCTTACTACTGCAAGATGGTAGGCTGCCTGAAGCGCTACACAGATCCCAGCTCATTACGCAAGCACATAAAGGCTCATGGGCACTTTGTTGCCCAGGAGCAAGGTACCTCCGGCAGGCAGGGGATGGGGTTGGGCTTCCCTGGGCACCGGAGTGCCAGTGAACTACCCTCTGTAGGAGGGACACACGTCATCATCCCCGGGGCTGCTGCAGCTCTCCTCGGGGGTCTTGGGACCTCTTTGCCACTCTCTGCTCTCTGCCATGCCCGAGCCCTAAACCATCACACGGCACCACTCTTCATGGGAGGAGGAGGCAGCATAAGGCCAATTGGCCTTTCAGACTCAACGCTGTTACACTTTGGACTCTCAGCCGCCTCAATGGTGAGGGTAGGAGCTGTGGGAAATCTGGGGCAAATGAGAGGAAAGGAGCCAGAGgacgaggaggaagaggaggaggaaggagaggagggaaaagcTTTGAACCTGTCTGCAGGGGTGGGGCCTAGACAAAGTGATTCATTGTCTTGGGTGGTTCTTCCTTCAAGGCCACTCTTTCTCAAACCAGCTGTTGTCAGTTAA